One genomic window of Candidatus Eisenbacteria bacterium includes the following:
- a CDS encoding permease-like cell division protein FtsX — MPAFTSEIFYFLRETLQGLGRHKSLSAATLVSNVATFLVLGVILLVTANVRSVAKQLEERKGIVAFIEEGVSQQRADYLKSEIEKLPQVETVTFVSKEEALEEFRKSLGREELLDALGSNPLPASFDVRLRQKQRSVEKIEEVAAFIGNLQGIEEVSFGGEWTLSLDRILRTLTILNIIIGSIVGLAVTFIVANTVRLTVLARKDSIEIMKVVGATRNFIRTPFLLEGILHTSFSALLALAILYFAHNAMSHRLPDVAFLSPLLIVLFIVVGLGAGIVGTHFSINEVLREKKD, encoded by the coding sequence ATGCCGGCATTCACAAGCGAAATTTTCTATTTCCTTCGAGAAACCCTGCAGGGTCTTGGAAGGCACAAGTCTCTTTCCGCGGCCACGCTTGTGTCAAACGTGGCGACTTTTCTGGTGTTGGGCGTGATTCTCCTGGTGACGGCCAACGTCAGATCTGTCGCGAAGCAGCTCGAGGAGAGAAAGGGCATCGTCGCTTTCATTGAAGAAGGGGTTTCACAACAGAGGGCCGACTATCTGAAGTCGGAGATCGAAAAGCTCCCCCAGGTTGAAACGGTGACTTTCGTCAGCAAGGAGGAAGCGCTCGAGGAGTTCCGCAAGTCCCTCGGCAGGGAAGAACTCCTTGACGCTCTTGGTTCTAACCCGCTGCCTGCTTCCTTTGATGTCAGGCTGAGACAAAAGCAAAGAAGCGTCGAGAAGATCGAGGAAGTTGCCGCCTTCATCGGGAATCTTCAGGGGATCGAAGAGGTGAGCTTCGGCGGAGAGTGGACCCTGAGCCTTGACAGGATTTTGAGGACTCTCACTATTCTCAACATAATCATCGGTTCCATCGTCGGGCTTGCGGTCACCTTCATAGTTGCCAACACTGTTCGGCTGACCGTGCTGGCGCGGAAAGACAGCATCGAAATTATGAAAGTGGTAGGCGCGACCCGCAATTTCATAAGGACTCCCTTTCTTCTGGAAGGGATTCTTCACACGTCCTTCTCCGCCCTCCTGGCGCTGGCCATACTGTACTTCGCTCACAACGCCATGAGCCACAGACTCCCCGACGTGGCCTTCCTTTCTCCGTTGCTGATTGTTCTATTCATAGTCGTAGGTCTTGGAGCTGGAATAGTAGGGACTCATTTCTCAATCAACGAAGTTCTCCGTGAGAAGAAAGATTAG
- a CDS encoding ATP-binding cassette domain-containing protein gives MIRFFHVTKTYPNNRIALDDVSFEMDPGELLFVVGPSGAGKSTVLKMIYMDQTPTSGQVIVGRFLSTTISRHKIPALRRQVGTVFQDFRLMQDRTAFENVALSLRIAGRFSGTELKQKIMSVLGKVGLCHRRNSFPGELSGGEQQRVAIARAIVNNPMVLLADEPTGNLDARVGADIIQLICDINTGGTAVIVATHDENIPKKLGCRIARIREGRLSELGVGAVGGFSAAGEGSGGTGMLGGGR, from the coding sequence TTGATACGCTTTTTTCACGTGACGAAGACCTACCCCAACAACCGGATCGCACTCGATGACGTGAGTTTTGAAATGGATCCGGGCGAGCTTCTTTTCGTTGTCGGGCCGAGCGGCGCAGGCAAGAGCACGGTGCTCAAGATGATCTACATGGACCAAACGCCCACTTCGGGCCAGGTAATCGTCGGCCGCTTCCTCAGTACCACGATCTCCCGGCACAAGATTCCGGCGTTGAGAAGACAGGTGGGTACGGTTTTTCAGGATTTCAGGCTTATGCAGGACAGGACAGCCTTTGAAAACGTGGCTCTGTCTTTGAGAATTGCCGGCAGATTTTCCGGAACGGAGCTGAAACAAAAGATCATGAGTGTTCTGGGCAAAGTCGGTCTTTGCCACAGGCGGAATTCTTTTCCCGGGGAGCTGTCCGGCGGAGAGCAGCAGAGGGTTGCAATAGCAAGGGCGATCGTCAACAATCCCATGGTGTTGCTCGCCGATGAACCTACCGGCAATCTGGACGCGAGGGTGGGGGCAGACATCATTCAGCTCATCTGTGATATCAATACGGGTGGAACGGCCGTCATTGTTGCAACGCATGACGAGAACATTCCGAAAAAACTCGGCTGCAGGATTGCGAGAATTAGAGAAGGAAGACTGTCCGAATTGGGCGTAGGGGCGGTGGGAGGCTTCTCCGCCGCCGGGGAAGGGTCTGGGGGCACTGGCATGTTGGGCGGAGGGCGTTGA